A single Brucella intermedia LMG 3301 DNA region contains:
- a CDS encoding YcgN family cysteine cluster protein: protein MNDKPFWRTKTLNQLTRSEWESLCDGCGQCCLHKLQDEDTDEIYWTSVACTLLNAETCQCRDYPNRKKTVPDCVFLTPEIVDEVDWLPVTCAYRLVAEGSDLYWWHPLVSGSPETVHEAGISVRGKVTAFDHDMEDDDDYLDHMVMPGDR from the coding sequence ATGAACGACAAACCTTTCTGGCGCACCAAGACCCTGAACCAGCTTACCCGCAGCGAGTGGGAGAGCCTGTGTGACGGTTGCGGCCAATGTTGCCTGCACAAGTTGCAGGACGAGGACACCGACGAAATCTATTGGACGAGTGTCGCCTGTACGCTGCTCAATGCCGAAACCTGCCAATGCCGCGATTATCCCAACCGCAAGAAGACGGTGCCGGACTGTGTGTTCCTGACGCCGGAAATCGTCGATGAGGTGGACTGGCTGCCGGTGACATGCGCCTATCGTCTGGTTGCGGAGGGTTCGGACCTTTACTGGTGGCACCCGCTTGTTTCCGGTTCGCCCGAAACCGTGCATGAAGCAGGCATTTCCGTTCGCGGCAAGGTGACGGCCTTTGATCACGATATGGAAGACGACGACGATTATCTGGACCATATGGTGATGCCGGGCGACCGGTGA
- a CDS encoding DUF2798 domain-containing protein, with translation MSRFECARRRKLPARYASIVMPFILSIMMTFIVSLIATAKSLGFTHPELASSWMGAWALSWVVAFPVLLAILPIVRRMVAMLCEPH, from the coding sequence ATGTCTCGGTTTGAATGCGCACGCCGCAGGAAACTGCCCGCCCGCTATGCATCTATCGTGATGCCTTTCATCCTATCGATCATGATGACATTCATCGTGTCGCTGATTGCAACCGCCAAGAGCCTTGGCTTTACCCATCCCGAACTCGCATCGAGTTGGATGGGCGCCTGGGCTCTTTCATGGGTGGTCGCGTTTCCGGTGCTCCTCGCCATTCTGCCCATCGTGCGCAGAATGGTCGCCATGCTGTGCGAGCCGCATTAG
- a CDS encoding HlyU family transcriptional regulator — MSFLKRLFGGGSASETPAEPKEAGRLEHKDFLIIATPYSEGGQYQVCGVISKSIDGEVKEYRFVRADRCPGIEDAASIALNKGRQIVDEQGEAIFR, encoded by the coding sequence ATGTCCTTTTTGAAGCGTCTTTTCGGTGGAGGCTCCGCCTCCGAAACACCGGCAGAGCCGAAAGAGGCTGGTCGCCTTGAGCACAAGGACTTTCTGATCATTGCCACGCCCTATAGCGAGGGCGGGCAGTATCAGGTCTGCGGCGTCATTTCCAAGTCGATCGACGGCGAAGTGAAGGAATATCGCTTCGTTCGCGCCGACCGTTGCCCTGGCATCGAAGATGCCGCCAGCATTGCGCTGAACAAGGGCCGGCAGATCGTGGATGAACAGGGCGAAGCCATTTTCCGCTGA
- the rpoD gene encoding RNA polymerase sigma factor RpoD, with amino-acid sequence MATKVKENEEAEVEREGAADGPLLDLSDDAVKKMIKLAKKRGYVTMDELNAVLPSEEVTSEQIEDTMSMLSDMGINVVEDDEQDNDREDNSDDDSEEGGDLVESGGTAVATTTTKKEPTDRTDDPVRMYLREMGSVELLSREGEIAIAKRIEAGRETMIAGLCESPLTFQAIIIWRDQLNDSNILLREIIDLETTYAGPEAKQAPVIERVEEEKPRDDKPQRRSRDDDDITNVGGDMPVEEEEEDEDEANLSLAAMEAELRPQVMETLDLIADTYKKLRKLQDQQVEGRLAATGELSSSQERRYKELKDQLIKAVKSLSLNQNRIEQLVEQLYDINKRLVQNEGKLLRLAESFGVRREEFLKEYQGHELDPKWVERVSTLSARGWKEFAAKEERTIDRLRSEIQMLATETAISIGEFRRIVNQVQKGEREATIAKKEMVEANLRLVISIAKKYTNRGLQFLDLIQEGNIGLMKAVDKFEYRRGYKFSTYATWWIRQAITRSIADQARTIRIPVHMIETINKIVRTSRQMLHEIGREPTPEELAEKLAMPLEKVRKVLKIAKEPISLETPVGDEEDSHLGDFIEDKNALLPIDAAIQANLRDTTTRVLASLTPREERVLRMRFGIGMNTDHTLEEVGQQFSVTRERIRQIEAKALRKLKHPSRSRKLRSFLDS; translated from the coding sequence ATGGCAACGAAGGTTAAGGAAAACGAAGAAGCCGAAGTCGAGCGCGAAGGTGCTGCCGACGGTCCGCTTCTCGACCTTTCTGACGATGCTGTCAAGAAGATGATCAAACTCGCGAAGAAGCGCGGCTACGTCACGATGGACGAGCTGAACGCCGTGCTGCCTTCCGAGGAAGTGACATCCGAACAGATCGAAGACACGATGTCGATGCTTTCAGACATGGGCATCAACGTCGTTGAAGACGACGAGCAGGACAACGACCGCGAAGACAACAGCGACGACGACTCGGAAGAGGGCGGCGATCTGGTCGAATCCGGCGGCACGGCTGTTGCCACCACCACGACCAAGAAAGAGCCGACCGACCGTACCGACGATCCGGTGCGCATGTATCTGCGCGAAATGGGTTCGGTCGAGCTTCTGTCGCGTGAAGGCGAAATCGCCATTGCAAAGCGCATCGAGGCCGGTCGCGAAACCATGATCGCAGGGCTGTGCGAAAGCCCGCTGACCTTTCAGGCGATCATCATCTGGCGCGACCAGCTGAACGATTCCAACATCCTGCTGCGCGAAATCATCGACCTCGAAACCACCTATGCCGGTCCGGAAGCCAAGCAGGCCCCGGTGATCGAGCGGGTGGAAGAGGAAAAGCCGCGCGATGACAAGCCTCAGCGCCGCTCGCGTGACGACGACGACATCACCAATGTCGGCGGCGACATGCCGGTTGAAGAGGAAGAAGAAGACGAGGACGAAGCCAACCTGTCGCTGGCGGCCATGGAAGCCGAACTGCGCCCGCAGGTCATGGAAACGCTCGATCTCATCGCCGACACCTACAAGAAGCTGCGCAAGCTGCAGGACCAGCAGGTCGAGGGCCGTCTGGCCGCGACGGGCGAGCTGTCGTCCAGCCAGGAGCGTCGCTACAAGGAACTCAAGGATCAGCTCATCAAGGCAGTGAAGTCGCTGTCGCTGAACCAGAACCGTATCGAACAGCTTGTCGAACAGCTTTACGACATCAACAAGCGTCTGGTGCAGAATGAAGGCAAGCTCCTGCGTCTGGCCGAATCCTTCGGCGTGCGCCGCGAGGAGTTCCTGAAGGAATATCAGGGCCACGAACTGGACCCGAAATGGGTCGAGCGCGTGAGCACGCTTTCGGCGCGCGGCTGGAAGGAATTCGCCGCCAAGGAGGAACGCACCATCGATCGGCTGCGTTCGGAAATCCAGATGCTGGCAACCGAAACCGCGATTTCGATCGGCGAATTCCGTCGTATCGTCAATCAGGTGCAGAAGGGTGAACGCGAGGCGACCATCGCCAAGAAGGAAATGGTGGAAGCCAACCTTCGTCTCGTTATCTCGATTGCCAAGAAGTACACGAACCGTGGCTTGCAGTTCCTCGATCTCATTCAGGAAGGCAACATCGGCCTGATGAAGGCGGTCGACAAGTTCGAGTATCGCCGCGGTTACAAGTTCTCGACCTATGCGACCTGGTGGATTCGTCAGGCGATCACCCGTTCGATTGCCGATCAGGCGCGCACCATCCGCATTCCGGTGCATATGATCGAAACGATCAACAAGATCGTTCGCACGTCGCGCCAGATGCTGCATGAAATCGGTCGTGAACCAACGCCGGAAGAACTGGCCGAAAAGCTCGCCATGCCGCTGGAAAAAGTGCGCAAGGTGCTGAAGATCGCCAAGGAACCGATCTCGCTCGAAACCCCGGTCGGTGACGAGGAAGATTCACACTTAGGCGATTTCATCGAGGACAAGAACGCGCTTCTGCCGATCGATGCAGCCATTCAGGCCAATCTGCGCGATACGACGACCCGTGTCCTTGCTTCGCTGACTCCGCGTGAAGAACGTGTTCTGCGCATGCGTTTCGGCATCGGCATGAACACCGATCACACGCTGGAAGAAGTCGGCCAGCAGTTCTCGGTTACCCGCGAACGTATCCGCCAGATCGAAGCGAAGGCGCTGCGCAAGCTGAAGCACCCGAGCCGGTCGCGCAAGCTGCGTTCGTTCCTGGACAGCTAA
- the dnaG gene encoding DNA primase, with product MRFPPSFLDEIRDRVPISTLIGTRASFDRKKSNPPKGDFWACCPFHGEKTPSFHCEDRKGRYHCFGCGVTGDHFKFLTDLEGLSFPEAVERVADMAGVPMPARDPEMEKREAQRATLYDVMELAAQFFESQLQNAVGAKARAYLRDRGLSTATQQAFRIGYAPESRNALKEFLAGKGVSREQIEACGLVVHGEGIAVSYDRFRDRVMFPIEDLRGRIIAFGGRALSADAPAKYLNSPETELFHKGRVLYNGLRARKACQPQGGEPAKSIIAVEGYMDVIALAQAGIHQVVAPLGTALTEEQLDLLWRISPEPVLCFDGDGAGLRAAYRAVDLGLPALQPGKSLRFALLPEGQDPDDLVKAEGSAAFHAVLRDARPLVDMVWTRETAGGVFDTPERRAELEARLREITSRIANEDIRRHYSQDMRDRAQAFFGQGRQGYQGGGQRNSSFNRRNEGGRGRGGPAGGSGRLAISDSLVRSTLVKGGRPGAGSHAPLRETAIVLTLLNHPRLIEEDFETLAALDLGHEALRSLHLAMLDVLAAGHMEDGHAMRRALVNAGHGEQIEMLELVVKGAKLWTATALAAEDDAREALRQALHLHQRARTLHKELRAVEAALETDETGELFARLRDIQNQILKADATEALIDGFGLSSGRPPGGF from the coding sequence ATGCGTTTTCCGCCCTCCTTTCTCGATGAGATCAGAGACCGCGTCCCGATCTCGACGCTGATAGGGACGCGCGCTTCGTTCGACCGCAAGAAAAGCAATCCGCCAAAGGGCGATTTCTGGGCCTGCTGTCCGTTCCATGGCGAGAAGACGCCGAGCTTTCACTGTGAAGACCGCAAGGGCCGCTATCATTGTTTCGGTTGCGGCGTGACCGGCGATCACTTCAAGTTTCTGACTGATCTCGAGGGGCTGAGTTTCCCCGAAGCCGTCGAACGCGTCGCCGATATGGCAGGCGTGCCGATGCCGGCGCGCGATCCGGAAATGGAAAAGCGCGAGGCGCAGCGCGCCACGCTCTATGATGTCATGGAACTGGCTGCGCAGTTTTTTGAAAGCCAGTTGCAAAATGCGGTTGGCGCCAAGGCGCGCGCCTATCTGCGCGACCGCGGCCTTTCGACCGCGACACAGCAAGCATTCCGCATCGGCTACGCGCCGGAATCGCGCAACGCATTGAAGGAATTTCTGGCTGGCAAGGGCGTGTCGCGCGAGCAGATCGAGGCGTGCGGCCTTGTCGTGCACGGCGAGGGAATTGCGGTTTCCTATGACCGTTTCCGCGATCGCGTCATGTTCCCGATCGAGGATCTGCGCGGGCGCATCATCGCCTTCGGTGGCCGTGCGCTTTCTGCCGATGCCCCGGCAAAATATCTGAACTCGCCGGAAACCGAACTGTTTCACAAGGGGCGGGTGCTCTATAACGGATTGCGGGCGCGCAAGGCCTGCCAGCCCCAAGGCGGCGAGCCCGCCAAATCCATCATTGCCGTCGAAGGCTATATGGATGTGATCGCGCTGGCGCAGGCCGGTATTCATCAGGTGGTGGCTCCGCTCGGCACGGCGCTGACCGAAGAACAGCTCGATCTGCTCTGGCGCATCAGCCCCGAACCCGTATTGTGTTTCGACGGCGACGGGGCGGGCCTTCGCGCCGCCTATCGCGCCGTCGATCTGGGGCTGCCTGCCTTGCAGCCCGGTAAGTCGCTGCGTTTTGCTCTTCTGCCGGAGGGGCAGGACCCGGACGATCTCGTCAAGGCGGAAGGGTCGGCTGCGTTCCATGCGGTCCTGCGCGATGCCAGGCCGCTGGTCGATATGGTGTGGACGCGGGAAACGGCAGGCGGTGTGTTCGATACGCCCGAGCGCCGGGCCGAGCTTGAAGCCCGGCTGCGGGAGATTACCAGCCGCATCGCCAATGAAGATATTCGCCGCCACTACAGCCAGGATATGCGCGACCGGGCGCAGGCTTTCTTTGGTCAGGGACGACAGGGGTATCAGGGCGGAGGGCAGCGCAATTCGTCTTTCAACCGCAGGAACGAAGGCGGGCGCGGGCGCGGCGGACCGGCTGGCGGCAGCGGGCGCCTTGCGATTTCCGACAGCCTGGTGCGTTCCACGCTGGTAAAGGGCGGCAGGCCGGGTGCTGGTTCGCACGCTCCCTTGCGCGAAACGGCAATCGTGCTGACGCTTCTCAACCATCCGCGTCTGATCGAAGAGGATTTCGAGACGCTGGCCGCGCTCGATCTGGGACATGAAGCCTTGAGGTCGCTGCATCTGGCTATGCTGGACGTGCTGGCTGCCGGTCACATGGAAGATGGCCATGCGATGCGGCGGGCGCTGGTCAATGCCGGGCATGGCGAACAGATCGAAATGCTCGAACTTGTGGTGAAGGGCGCGAAGCTCTGGACCGCGACGGCACTGGCCGCAGAAGACGATGCGCGGGAAGCGCTTCGGCAGGCGCTTCACTTGCATCAGCGGGCGCGCACACTACATAAGGAGCTGCGAGCCGTTGAGGCCGCGCTTGAAACAGATGAAACGGGCGAGCTGTTCGCACGTCTCAGAGATATACAAAATCAGATTTTGAAAGCTGATGCGACAGAAGCGCTGATTGATGGTTTCGGCCTGTCTTCAGGGCGTCCGCCCGGCGGCTTCTGA
- a CDS encoding Na/Pi cotransporter family protein, with product MNGSVVLLHLAGAVALLLWATRMVRTGVERAYGDRLRRRLRNQMQNPLLSVAFGLALAVALQSSTAVTLLVGSFVGSGFVSGIAGLMAVRGGELGSALVVKILSYDLTLLVPLCLVIGTGIFMTTERRDWRQIGRILVGIGLLIMSLEMTGQATEPLRQSELLPVIVDYLSGDPITAYLLAALMTWLFHSSVAAVILLTTFASRGLIQPELAVVMVLGVNLGSSIIAPILTRHAPPETRVVPLGNLLMRGAGSLVMLVLYQTFKPSVAFLGADPVSQVVNAHILFNVIVMIAGIPLSGLVLRATEALVHLNADSNAPAQPLATEEYSALDAAVLDRPSQALANATREVVGVCDTIEVMLRRIIELYEKPDQARINELAALDDRVDKKHAAIKLYLTRLATHELSDFESLRMQELLGACVKLEQVGDIIVRNMLAHVQKKMDHQLEFTEEGWKELSHFHAMVLANAHMAFNVIVSRDGRTARQLVQEKDQLRELEKQTSMRHFTRLREGATRSIETSSIHLDTIRDLKQINSLLASMAYPVLEEQGLLSDTRLKTAKQS from the coding sequence GTGAATGGTTCTGTAGTCCTTTTGCATCTGGCCGGTGCAGTTGCCCTCCTGCTATGGGCGACACGCATGGTGCGGACCGGGGTGGAGCGCGCCTATGGCGACCGGCTGCGCAGACGCCTGCGCAACCAGATGCAGAATCCGCTGCTTTCCGTTGCCTTTGGCCTGGCCCTTGCTGTCGCGCTGCAAAGCTCGACTGCGGTTACGCTTCTCGTCGGTTCTTTTGTCGGGTCAGGTTTTGTCAGCGGCATAGCGGGCCTCATGGCCGTGCGCGGCGGAGAGCTTGGTTCCGCCCTTGTCGTCAAGATCCTGAGCTACGACCTCACGCTTCTGGTGCCGCTCTGCCTCGTTATCGGCACCGGCATCTTCATGACGACCGAGCGCCGCGACTGGCGGCAGATCGGACGTATTCTGGTCGGCATCGGCCTTCTCATCATGTCGCTGGAAATGACCGGACAGGCCACGGAACCTCTGCGGCAAAGCGAATTGCTGCCGGTCATCGTCGATTATCTGTCCGGCGATCCGATCACCGCCTATCTGCTTGCAGCGCTGATGACATGGCTGTTTCATTCAAGCGTTGCCGCCGTCATCCTCCTCACCACATTCGCCTCGCGCGGGCTGATCCAGCCAGAACTTGCCGTGGTGATGGTTCTCGGCGTCAATCTGGGTTCGTCGATCATCGCGCCGATCCTGACCCGTCATGCCCCGCCGGAAACCCGCGTCGTGCCGCTCGGCAATCTCCTGATGCGCGGCGCCGGATCGCTCGTCATGCTGGTGCTCTACCAGACCTTCAAACCATCGGTCGCCTTCCTTGGCGCCGATCCGGTTTCGCAGGTGGTCAATGCGCATATCCTGTTCAACGTCATCGTGATGATTGCAGGCATCCCGCTTTCCGGCCTCGTGCTGCGGGCGACCGAAGCGCTTGTGCACCTCAACGCCGACAGCAATGCGCCTGCTCAGCCGCTGGCGACCGAGGAATACAGCGCGCTCGATGCCGCCGTGCTCGACCGGCCTTCACAGGCGCTCGCCAATGCAACCCGCGAGGTGGTGGGTGTCTGCGACACGATCGAGGTCATGCTGCGCCGCATTATCGAGCTTTATGAAAAGCCCGATCAGGCGCGGATCAACGAACTCGCGGCGCTGGACGACCGGGTGGACAAAAAGCACGCCGCGATCAAGCTTTACCTGACCAGACTCGCAACCCATGAATTGTCGGATTTCGAGTCCCTGCGGATGCAGGAACTGCTGGGAGCCTGCGTAAAGCTCGAACAGGTGGGCGACATCATCGTCCGCAACATGCTGGCGCATGTCCAGAAGAAGATGGACCACCAACTGGAATTCACCGAGGAAGGCTGGAAGGAACTCAGCCATTTCCACGCCATGGTTCTGGCCAATGCGCATATGGCCTTCAACGTCATCGTTTCACGCGATGGCCGCACCGCCCGCCAGCTTGTGCAGGAAAAGGACCAACTGCGCGAACTGGAAAAGCAGACGAGCATGCGGCACTTCACGCGCCTGCGCGAAGGCGCGACCCGCAGCATCGAGACGAGCTCCATCCATCTCGACACGATTCGCGACCTCAAGCAGATCAACTCGCTTCTGGCGTCGATGGCCTACCCCGTGCTCGAGGAACAGGGGCTGCTGAGCGATACGCGCCTCAAGACCGCCAAGCAGAGCTGA
- a CDS encoding cysteine hydrolase family protein has protein sequence MKTALLVIDVQNDIVAGMGTPERQPAIDQALDEIVMRLRGLQEKARQAGIPVIMVQHDGGPGDELEKGTAGWQIREELALKPGDVLVEKRSCDSFHETDLQTVLDQRNISHLVVGGCQTQYCVDTTVRRAVSLGYDVTLIGDAHTTGDTASLQFADIVAHHNETLSGFRAGNARVRVRPAADISF, from the coding sequence ATGAAAACAGCTTTGCTTGTCATAGATGTTCAAAACGACATCGTGGCCGGGATGGGCACGCCGGAACGGCAGCCCGCTATCGACCAGGCCCTCGATGAGATCGTCATGCGGCTGCGCGGCTTGCAGGAGAAGGCGCGGCAGGCCGGAATTCCGGTCATCATGGTTCAGCATGACGGCGGCCCGGGGGACGAGCTGGAAAAAGGCACGGCGGGATGGCAAATCCGCGAGGAGCTTGCCCTGAAACCGGGCGACGTTCTCGTTGAAAAGCGGAGCTGCGATTCTTTCCACGAAACGGACCTGCAAACCGTTCTGGACCAGCGGAATATCTCGCATCTCGTCGTCGGCGGCTGCCAGACGCAATATTGCGTCGACACCACCGTCCGGCGCGCCGTTTCTCTCGGTTACGACGTCACGTTGATCGGGGATGCGCACACGACCGGCGACACCGCCAGCCTGCAATTTGCGGATATCGTTGCGCATCACAATGAAACATTGAGCGGTTTCAGGGCGGGAAATGCTCGCGTGCGGGTGCGTCCGGCTGCGGATATTTCCTTTTAA
- a CDS encoding GatB/YqeY domain-containing protein → MLRQEISQALTTALKAQEKRRMSTLRLILAAVKDRDIANRTAGKDPVGDEELLGILGKMVKQREESARIYEEGSRIELAEAEREEIAIISEFLPQQMSDDEIKQACADVIAEIGAQGLRDMGKCMAVLKERYAGKMDFTRASAIVKSLLQ, encoded by the coding sequence ATGCTTCGCCAGGAGATTTCCCAGGCCCTCACGACCGCGCTGAAAGCACAGGAAAAGCGCCGCATGTCGACGCTGCGGCTGATCCTGGCTGCGGTAAAGGACCGAGATATCGCCAATCGCACCGCTGGCAAGGACCCGGTCGGGGACGAAGAATTGCTGGGCATCCTCGGCAAGATGGTCAAGCAGCGTGAAGAATCCGCCCGCATCTACGAGGAGGGCAGCCGTATCGAGCTGGCCGAAGCAGAGCGTGAGGAAATCGCGATCATTTCCGAGTTTCTGCCGCAGCAGATGTCGGACGACGAGATCAAGCAGGCCTGTGCGGATGTAATTGCTGAAATCGGCGCGCAGGGCCTGCGCGACATGGGCAAGTGCATGGCGGTCCTGAAGGAGCGTTATGCCGGCAAGATGGATTTCACCAGGGCCAGCGCCATCGTGAAATCGCTTTTGCAGTGA